The genome window ACCGCCGGGAGGCACCGGAGCGGGGGCGGAATCCAGGAAGGCAGCAAGATGGCCCAGGGTCGGGGAGCTGTCTCCGCCGCGGGAGCCGAGCACGATCTGATAGGCGTGCCAAATCTCGGGATCGTCGTCAACAATGAGGATGCGGTTGTCGGTCATGATGGGTAGGGCATTCTATCGTAGCGAGGCTTTGTGGGTCCAGGGGAAAATCCGCGCCAAGTCAGTCCTGCCGCCGGCTCTCCAGCTCGGCCAGCCGGGCGGTCAGCTGCGCCTCCCGGGCCCGCAGCCGGGCAACCTCCTGCCGCAGCTCGCTGGCTCGGCTGGCCTGATCCAGGAGGCGCGCCACGTTGGCGGCCAAGGCGGTGAGCAGGTCATCCATCCCCTCCACCGGCCGCCGGGGCGACAGACCCACAACCACGCTCTCGCAGGCATGGAGGAGGATGGGGATGACCAGGAACTCGTCCACCTGCATCACGGCCTTGAGGCGACACTGGGCCCGAACCCGCTCCAGGAGGCCGGCAAAGGCGGGCTCTGCCGCCAGGCCGTTGGCGAAGCGGCCAAGCCCGATCCGGAGGGCCACGCCACCAGCCGTGATCTGGGCCAGGAACAGGTCCGGTGTGCCCAGAAACTCGCCGAACTGGCCGAGAAGGTCGGTCAGCGAGGGCTTCAGCCGCTCGATGCCGCCGGACAGATCCAGCTCCCCTACCCCGGTGACGATCCGCTCCAGGAGCCGGATGAAGCCTCGCACCTTCTCTTCCAGGTTCCAGCGCATGCACAGGGAGTCCGCCAGCTGCAGGATCTCCTCCGGATCGAAAGGCTTCTTGAGATAGAGCAGCCGATCGGTGAAGCCGACCCGGGCCACGATCTCCGAGACCGGGGCATCGGCATAGGCGGTGACGATGACGATCTGGGCATGGCGGTCGGCGTCGTGGATGGCCCGGATGGTGCGCACCCCGTCCCAGCCGGGTGGCATGCGCATATCCACAAAGACCACCGCATAGGGCTGGCCGGCGGTCGCGGCCGCTGCCAGCTGCCGGTACCCGGCCTCGCCCTGCCGGGCGGTCTCCACCTCGAAGCGGCGGCTGACGGCCGCAAGAGACGGGGTATCCGGAGCGCTGTCCGCCAGAAGGGCGGCCAGCTCGGCAACCTGGCCTTCGCCCCGGGCCGGCGGTGGCGAGAGGATCCGGCAGACAGCGGCCAGGATCTCGGGATCGTCGTCGATGACGAGAATGCGGTTGTTGAAGGGAGTGGTCATGGCGGACCCACCTCAAGGGTTGACGTCTTCGTGCCCGGCAGTCCCCTCTCCGGCCCCGGCCGGGGGGAGGCGGATGATGATCTCGGCACCCTGGCCGGGGCCAGGGCTCTGGGCGGTGATCGAGCCGTGGTTGGCAGCCAGGTAAACGGCGCAGGAGTGGAGGCCGAAGCCGGAGCCGCGGGCTTTGGTGGTGTAGCCGAACCGGAAGAGCTGCTCCTCCTCGGCTGCGGAAAAGCCAACCCCGGTGTCCCGCACCGCCAGCGCCACTTTGGCCCCCTGCCCGTCTGCCGCCGGCTCCAGCCACGTGGCCACCGTCAGCTGGCGGTCCGGCAGCGCCGTCTCCTCCATGGCCTCGTAGGCGTTCTTGATCAGGTTGATGAGGATCTGCATGAGCTTGCCCTGCTCGATCTGGACCTGGGGCACGGGCTGGAAATGGCGTACCACCCGCACCTGGCGCTTGCCCAGGCTTTCGGCCATCATGGCCAGGGCATCCTCGGCCAGCAGGTTGAGATCCAGCCGGTCGGCGAAGCCCTGGACCCGGGCGTAGCGAAGCTGCAGCCGGATGATCTCCTCGATGTGCCGGTGCTTGTCACCGACCCGCCCCAGCTCGGCCAGGGCGGCGTCATACTCCTCGCGGATGCCGCCCGGCACCAGGCGGAGGATGGCGGCCAGGCGCTCCCGCTCGGCCGGGGAGGAGGCCGCGGGCGCGGCCACCAGTTCGGCGGCCCGGACCAGGGCATCGGCCAGGCTGGTGCGCAAAGGGCTGGCCGCCAGCCGCTTGCTCAGCATGGTGGTGCTCACCATGGCCGGGGTGATGGCGTTGCCGATGTTGTGGAGAATGCCCACCGCCATCTCGGCCATGCCCGCTTCGTGGGCCTGCTGCAAGAGATTGGCCTGGGCCTCCTTCAGCTCCCGGGTCCGCTCGGCCACCAGGGCCTCCAGGTCCCGGCTGTATTCCTCCAGGCGCTGGTAGGAGCGGCGGAGCCGAGCCGCCATCTCGTTGAAGGCCTCGGTGAGCTCCGCCACCTCCCGGCTGATCAGCAGGCCCTGCTGCCGGATGCTCACGTCCAGGCCGCCGGCGGTCAGCTGCCGCACCCCGGCCACCAGGGTGCCCACGGACCGGGACAGGGAGCGGCCGAAAAAGAGCGCCACCACGCATCCCAGGACAAAAAATACCCCGGTGGTGCCCAGAAACACCCCCTGATAGAGGGCGGTCTTGGCCGCCCACAGCCGGCGGGTACGGTCCAGCTCCCGGGCCAGACGGTCCAGGGCAAAGCCGCAGCGCACCACCCCCACCAGCCGGCGCCCCACGTAGACCGGTGCCAGCACCTCCAGGAGCGGCGCGCCGGCTGCCGCCGGCGGCTCCACCACCAGGGGATGGAACAGCCCGGCCCCTTCCGGCTCCCAGTCCGGAAACTCGCGCCGGCAGCGGGCAAGGATCGCACCATCGAAGGCGGAGGCCATCACCGCGCCCACCAGCGCGGCCTCGTGG of Thermodesulfobacteriota bacterium contains these proteins:
- a CDS encoding response regulator, with the translated sequence MTTPFNNRILVIDDDPEILAAVCRILSPPPARGEGQVAELAALLADSAPDTPSLAAVSRRFEVETARQGEAGYRQLAAAATAGQPYAVVFVDMRMPPGWDGVRTIRAIHDADRHAQIVIVTAYADAPVSEIVARVGFTDRLLYLKKPFDPEEILQLADSLCMRWNLEEKVRGFIRLLERIVTGVGELDLSGGIERLKPSLTDLLGQFGEFLGTPDLFLAQITAGGVALRIGLGRFANGLAAEPAFAGLLERVRAQCRLKAVMQVDEFLVIPILLHACESVVVGLSPRRPVEGMDDLLTALAANVARLLDQASRASELRQEVARLRAREAQLTARLAELESRRQD
- a CDS encoding ATP-binding protein — its product is MSRFRQLSIRRLLLLVNGIVLCLLFPALGALQFRTAAQFRDSQLAGTLDALRRQMEDRVDSLAQSTALSAGQAISGFDYTFLQQLLSQMVEADEELVSAVLVKLDGTVLAAHEAALVGAVMASAFDGAILARCRREFPDWEPEGAGLFHPLVVEPPAAAGAPLLEVLAPVYVGRRLVGVVRCGFALDRLARELDRTRRLWAAKTALYQGVFLGTTGVFFVLGCVVALFFGRSLSRSVGTLVAGVRQLTAGGLDVSIRQQGLLISREVAELTEAFNEMAARLRRSYQRLEEYSRDLEALVAERTRELKEAQANLLQQAHEAGMAEMAVGILHNIGNAITPAMVSTTMLSKRLAASPLRTSLADALVRAAELVAAPAASSPAERERLAAILRLVPGGIREEYDAALAELGRVGDKHRHIEEIIRLQLRYARVQGFADRLDLNLLAEDALAMMAESLGKRQVRVVRHFQPVPQVQIEQGKLMQILINLIKNAYEAMEETALPDRQLTVATWLEPAADGQGAKVALAVRDTGVGFSAAEEEQLFRFGYTTKARGSGFGLHSCAVYLAANHGSITAQSPGPGQGAEIIIRLPPAGAGEGTAGHEDVNP